A region of the Propionispora hippei DSM 15287 genome:
GATGATATTGACGCTCATCACGAAAAGCTGGTTGATCTAATCAATACTCTGTATGAGCGGGTTTTTGAATGCGAGAATCTTGAACAGGAACGGGAACTGACAGGCCATATTTTACGGGAGCTAAGAGATTACGCTGTGTACCATTTTTCGGCGGAAGAGGAATTGTTGATAAAATGTAATTACCCGGCATACCGGGAACATAAGCGGGAGCATGATCAGTTCGTTTCCCGGGTGGGCGAGCTTTCTGAAGAATATTCCAGAGGCGAGCCGGTCCTTTCCTTTCCAACGTTTATGTTCCTCAAGAATTGGTTGGTCGATCATATATTGCGCAAAGATAGTGATTATGTCGCCTATGTAAAAACGGACACTGTGCTTTGATGGCAAAATTCGACGAATTTTGCTAGAGAGGAATTGACAGGCTGACGGCAGACTGCTACAATAAGTCACATGTAAATATTCTCGTATAATTTTGGGGATAGGGCCCAGAAGTTTCTACCGGCAACCGTAAATTGCCTGTCTACGAGTGAAAGTGTACCTGAGGTTCCACATGGTTGGGATTTTTTTATTTCCCGCCACGGCTGCGACCGGGTGGTATCAGTGGTTAACACTACACCGAAGGGGATAAAAGCCCTGGCGGGGGACATTTCGCTCATGTTTCATTACGGCGAGGGTCTCCTGTCAGGGCTTTTTTTATTAACGGAGCAGCGTTTTGTTCCTCGGCTATCAACAACTGGCCGGTCGATTCCGTTGGACCGGCA
Encoded here:
- a CDS encoding bacteriohemerythrin; the encoded protein is MPFIEWNEEMVFQIDDIDAHHEKLVDLINTLYERVFECENLEQERELTGHILRELRDYAVYHFSAEEELLIKCNYPAYREHKREHDQFVSRVGELSEEYSRGEPVLSFPTFMFLKNWLVDHILRKDSDYVAYVKTDTVL